The Labrus bergylta chromosome 14, fLabBer1.1, whole genome shotgun sequence region CTCCAATCAAAACTGTCAACCTCCTGATATAGCTGAAAAGTCAGAGGAAACGCAAAAATAAGCAAGGTTCAAGCTCTGCAGACACAAATGActcaataaaaatgtcatgtttaaTAGTTACGATTTTTTTTGTCCCAACTAAAACGGCTGGCATCCCAATCCACAGCCAGTGTCGCTaaatataatgaaataataaatccCCATTAAACTAAGGTTTATAATTATATTTACATTAACATAAACTTTAGACACCTAAAAAAGATTTGAAATAAGCTAtaagtgtgtgtctcagtgtaaGGTTTTGTGATTGTTTTCAACAAACCACATATAAAAGCTCAAACTACAGACGACAGTGCAGCATTTATTGGTTGTGTACACAACAGCACTGCAGACAGGATGCCGTGACAACAGCTgttagttgttgttttcctttttttgatgaaAAAGGTCATACTTGTCAACCACAACAGACACTGCTGTCACAATGTTTCAGATTAAATGTAACATATACAGAGAAACACACGGACGTACCCACACGCACAGTGTGTACCTGTGCGTATAAGGTTACACAAGCGTACCCAGCTATAGAGACACATGTGTTCCTCTCTGAGTAATACTGCTGTGTCCTCTGCGGATGTTTCAGAACATGCCGTTCTTAACAGAGCAGCAGTGTCACGGTGATCTGGACATCTGTCTCTCACATCTGCCCGtgtcactgacacacacagaaggcTGGACACATGTCAGCACTTGATATTCATATTGGGTTGGATCTCCCTGTTGGATCAGCATGTCCCCACCTTCAGCCCTTTTTCCCTTAACCCGCTTTTTTATCTGCGGCCCCACTATACATCGAACACCAGAGGGGATGGGAGGggtaaaaaatgaatcaaaaggGAGTGAGGGgagtctgaaaacaaaaagttataTCCACTTCAGAGGAATAATGCAAGTGATTCCAGCTCTAtactccacctcctctctctctctctctattctgtGGTTTCCTCTTATTGTGGGAATGTATTACAGGTGTGGTGCGTGTTTGCTTGTAAGCAGGAGTAGCATCGATTTTCTGTCGCCTTTAGAGGATAACCAAAGAATATAACATTGTGCGGTGTGTGACAGAACGCTgcacgtgtgagtgtgtgcgccGTATCATCAAGATTGGTTAGAggaagggaaaaataaaaatgtgggTACCTCTGTGACAATCACACAAccgaacaataaaaaaaacaaaaaaaaaacacaagaccacACACATTCTGCACCAGAAAGGGTGACCTGAGCAGGCTTTTTTAGCACCTGTGTGGAGTGGCAAAGGGTATTAAGGATAgtcaaaacaagaacaacagtCCCCTGAGTTTGGATTTAGGGTTTtgaaacagtttaaaatgaagATAACTGTCAAGGGAATTCAAGGTTAAGGGTAAACAGTTTGGGAATGATTGAAAAGTCTGTCAGGAGAATTGGCACACGAAACAATACATGAATGTTTGTCTGGGTGCGTGTGTTGCAAAGAGATTTGTGTCAGCATTGTAATTTGTCTGCACTGAACCATGGCTATTGTTGTCCTTGTAAACTGAGAGCAATGAGTTTTCACTTAAGATGCGTCTGATAACAGGAGCTCTGCTGTATGAATTCAATTAATGTGgcttgtgttttctctccaactctctttctctccatctccaCTTCCCATTCATCCTCTTCTCCTCATCTTTCCTGTCCTCAAAGGTTATGGCGGGGTGGAGTTACTCTTGGTGCTCTGTGGCCTGGATCTCTCTCTGCCGTGCCCTCGCCACTGCATCTGCTACACTTCACCTAGCACCGTCTCCTGCCAGGCCCACAACTACCATGCCGTGCCCGAGGGCATCCCCGCCCAGAGTGAGCGTGTCTTCCTACAGAACAACAAAATCCAGCGGCTTCTGCGTGGCCACTTCTCACCAACCACCACCATGTTGTGGCTTTACTCCAACAACATCTCTTACATACAGCCGTCCACCTTCCACGGCTTCGACCGCCTGGAGGAGCTCGACCTTGGGGacaacaaacacctgaaagCCATCGCTTCAGACACCTTTATTGGCCTGGGTCGGCTACACGCGCTGCATCTGTACCACTGTGGTCTGATCAGCCTGCCTCCAGGGATCTTTGCGGGGCTCCATAATCTCCAGTATCTCTACCTACAGGTACATGGATAACAGCCACCTTTTATCTCTACTGTATATTgcagcagcagccacaatcGCATTATAGTGTAATCTGTCCATCAGCCTGGCTCAGCACTTGCTGCCTATGAATTGGACGCTGATCAAATGCTCCCTGTTATCCTAAGTGCAGGGAAAATACTACAAAGCAGTTTTCAGAATAGCTCCTGTGGTTAACCGCTGAAGGCAAACAGGACAGGCGCTCAAATCCAGGATGAAGGATTTGAATTAAATAATTCATTATATGTCAGGGTTATTGGGAGAACAGCTTctagtttataaaaaaagatctcataTTCATATTATTGATGGGAAAATCAATCTAATATCGACAGAGTGTGAGGTAAAGGTTAGCTCTTGAATGTCTGAAAGCATTTGCATGTCATCTATAACCTTGTGGTACAACAGCTTGTCAAATGTACAGACAACAAAAGCTAGTCTTGACTAGATTGTACAATCTTTGGCCATAGGTCTCCAATCTTTAATAGACTTCTTGAATTTCAAAGCACTGATCAAAGGGAAAGAAAGTTACACTCCACAGGCTGTATCGATCACTGAATAGCCAGCCATactgcatttaaaataacactGAATCCAAAATACCTTGAACTTCAAGCTATGCCCTGCATGTACAGTGCATTCTTTAATTTATTATGTACAAAGTCATTCCATTGACTATGACGTTAATACTGATTGTGCTTATCTGATACTTAAAGATACTCTCACTTCTACTAGTTTTTGCATATTCTATGGATACCACATGTCTGACTTATCAATGGTACTGAATATTTTAGGAACACAAATTGAAAGtactttattatatattttgtccTGAATTAATGACCACAGCCAGTGGAATTTATGCTCTCTAAATATAAACTACGTAATTGATTGTCCCGCAATGCAGTAACAACAGTGTGACTAACTTAACCAACtaactgaaaactgaaaaataactaGCTTTGATTGAAGTGGAAAAGGGTGTTAGAATAAAAGGGAAGTATGACATTGGACAGTGTGAGGCAGGACAGCATGACTCCAAACTGTCAGCTTCCCCAACACTTCGGTGATGACTGTCATTGAGGTTGGCTAAGCCACATTTGAACCAGAATGTGGTAACATTACATTCTTTTACAACCTGTTCTGCTGTCCTCCACTCTGATTGAATCTTTGGCTGATAACATTCAACAGCTGGTGGGAGAGACGCTCCTTGGTGCTCGGATCTTGTGGTACACATACCTGTACTTTCTCTGACTTTGTGGTGTTCTGAAGTTTCCATATTACAATGACCCAAAAAGATATTAAATCTTGAGTGTCAAATGATTAGACTCATGTAGGAGTTTAGTGTGACTATACTTAAACTGAGGCTGGACTAAAGATAGTTGCTGCAAATGCTGGAGCCTTAGTCTTAACGTtgccttcttcctcttcacccTTACAGGACAACCAGTTGGAATTCCTGGAGGACGACCTGTTCATTGACCTGCTCAACCTCAGTCATCTCTTCCTACATGGCAATCGACTATGGAGTCTACGCCAGAACACTTTCCGTGGTCTGGGGGTCTTAGACCGCCTTCTACTCCACCAGAACCGAATCCAGTGGGTGGATCGACAGGCTTTCCATGACCTGCGACGCCTCACCACACTGTACTTGTTTAATAACTCCTTGACTGAGCTATCTGGTGCCAGCTTGACTCTACTGACAGCCCTGGAGTATCTACGACTTAACAACAACCCCTGGGAGTGTGACTGTAAGGCCCTGTCACTTTGGGATTGGCTGAGAAGGTTCAGAGGCTCCACCTcctctcttgtgtgtgtgtcaccacCAGAGCTGGTTGGAAAGGACCTGAAAGAGCTGAAGAAAGAAGAGCTGCCCAGTT contains the following coding sequences:
- the LOC109991736 gene encoding reticulon-4 receptor-like 1; its protein translation is MFRRGYGGVELLLVLCGLDLSLPCPRHCICYTSPSTVSCQAHNYHAVPEGIPAQSERVFLQNNKIQRLLRGHFSPTTTMLWLYSNNISYIQPSTFHGFDRLEELDLGDNKHLKAIASDTFIGLGRLHALHLYHCGLISLPPGIFAGLHNLQYLYLQDNQLEFLEDDLFIDLLNLSHLFLHGNRLWSLRQNTFRGLGVLDRLLLHQNRIQWVDRQAFHDLRRLTTLYLFNNSLTELSGASLTLLTALEYLRLNNNPWECDCKALSLWDWLRRFRGSTSSLVCVSPPELVGKDLKELKKEELPSCLSVEGHGHGGPGREMEHGESLNHLNRHRNHHNHHQRPYLPHGDQYSLPSPSPLPRPPKGGRRNCTRRGRKAKGGLNEVQVHQVEGEKDYSPEAGKYGISGTARRKNKCIPRTSVRPPSGVQRANNRAESTFADSIFCLPSTLLLSLISVILR